The following are encoded together in the Halomonas halophila genome:
- the thiI gene encoding tRNA uracil 4-sulfurtransferase ThiI yields the protein MLYLLKLHPEITIKSRSVRQQMTRCLTANIRNTLRRLDDRVRVKDQWDAIRVRLPEGLDGDTTAAIEDSLTRIPGIQQVLATEEVRFESLEQAAEHIVPLWSPVIAGHSFRVQAKRRGEHDFTSADMERYLGGRLLEATPNARVDLKHAEVVVPVELNDRRLQVIRARWKGLGGYPLGVQGQALALMSGGFDSPVAAWKMIRRGVKTHFLFFNLGGPAHEAGVREVSHHLWSRYGVSHKVKFISVPFDGVVGEILRTIPDGLMGVVLKRLMIRAANRMAQRLRIPALVTGEAIAQVSSQTLANLAVIDDVSERPILRPVLTDDKQDIIDRARQIDTARIAESMPEYCGVISRRPHNKAPLDDVLAAERDFDDRVLDDAIEAAIIKRIDEVLEREPAPTEVATVKTPEELAGLDTPCIVDIRRADEREAAPLALPQELAQVPLIEIPFYELQDRAPELDTDRHYLLYCDQGVMSRMQALHLADRGLHHFGVYQHRPDA from the coding sequence ATGCTCTATCTCCTCAAGCTTCACCCCGAGATCACCATCAAGTCCCGTTCGGTACGCCAGCAGATGACGCGCTGCCTGACGGCCAATATCCGTAACACTCTGCGTCGCCTGGACGACCGGGTGCGGGTCAAGGATCAGTGGGACGCCATTCGGGTGCGCCTGCCGGAAGGCCTCGATGGCGACACCACAGCCGCCATCGAAGACAGCCTCACCCGCATTCCCGGCATCCAGCAGGTGCTGGCCACCGAGGAAGTACGCTTCGAGTCGCTGGAACAGGCCGCCGAGCATATCGTGCCGCTATGGAGCCCGGTGATCGCCGGACACAGCTTCCGGGTCCAGGCCAAGCGCCGCGGTGAACACGACTTCACCTCGGCGGACATGGAGCGTTACCTCGGTGGCCGGCTGCTGGAGGCGACACCGAACGCCCGGGTCGACCTCAAGCATGCCGAGGTGGTGGTGCCGGTGGAGCTCAACGATCGGCGCCTGCAGGTGATCCGGGCACGCTGGAAGGGACTCGGCGGCTACCCGCTGGGCGTGCAGGGGCAGGCCCTGGCGCTGATGTCTGGCGGCTTTGACTCCCCGGTGGCGGCCTGGAAGATGATCCGCCGCGGCGTGAAGACCCACTTCCTGTTCTTCAACCTGGGCGGCCCGGCCCACGAGGCCGGCGTGCGCGAGGTCAGCCACCATCTCTGGTCACGCTACGGCGTCTCTCACAAGGTGAAGTTCATCTCGGTGCCCTTCGATGGCGTGGTGGGCGAGATCCTGCGCACCATTCCGGATGGCCTGATGGGCGTGGTGCTCAAGCGGCTGATGATCCGCGCCGCCAACCGCATGGCGCAGCGGCTGCGTATCCCGGCACTGGTCACCGGCGAGGCCATCGCCCAGGTCTCCAGCCAGACCCTGGCCAACCTGGCGGTGATCGACGACGTCAGCGAGCGACCGATCCTGCGCCCGGTGCTCACCGACGACAAGCAGGACATCATCGACCGGGCACGGCAGATAGACACCGCCCGCATCGCCGAATCGATGCCGGAGTATTGCGGCGTGATCTCGCGGCGACCGCACAACAAGGCGCCGCTGGACGACGTGCTGGCGGCCGAACGCGACTTCGACGACCGGGTGCTCGACGACGCCATCGAGGCGGCGATCATCAAGCGCATCGATGAGGTGCTGGAGCGCGAGCCTGCGCCGACCGAGGTCGCCACGGTGAAGACGCCCGAGGAGCTCGCCGGGCTCGACACGCCCTGCATCGTCGACATTCGCCGTGCCGACGAACGCGAGGCCGCGCCCCTGGCGCTGCCCCAGGAACTGGCACAGGTGCCGCTGATCGAGATTCCCTTCTACGAGCTGCAGGACCGGGCCCCCGAGCTCGATACGGACCGGCACTATCTGCTGTACTGCGACCAGGGCGTGATGAGCCGCATGCAGGCGCTCCACCTCGCCGACCGCGGACTGCATCACTTCGGCGTCTATCAGCACCGTCCCGACGCCTGA
- a CDS encoding putative bifunctional diguanylate cyclase/phosphodiesterase produces the protein MDMGSNPPTRRHPLVHLAETLETLEASAEQGEWRDDVLALVERLFGHAPIMIDGFDEQGHCILWNHQCERVFGWTADEVMNHPAPLTLFYPDPAEYRAVVAGLSSGDGSRFREWTPTTREGRRLTTLWANVALPCGGMICIGHDITEQRQAENQRRLAASVFDSSSDAIMITDAERRICDTNAAFTRITGYARQDVLGLTPGMLGTAQHNAETYEAICRHLDVEDSWKGEIVGYRRNGEAYPLMLSASVVRDDQGRTLHYVATFSDITHLKRHQDELRHLARHDVLTELPNRRHFAEHLADALPRARRDDTLLAVCFLDLDGFKPINDRLGHAAGDQVLITIAQRLRDAIRADDVLARLGGDEFALLLTDLEDREECLRIVERVRYLIARPIPLDDSLVRISTSIGITLFPQDDAEAGILLRHADQAMYCAKRGGKNRYALFDPEEREDSSPGRRRLDRLEQAFRDDEFRLHYQPRVNLLSGEVCGLEALIRWENPEHGLLEPDDFLPQLLGSRLEAPLGDWVVERVLHQLADWQRQGLALRISFNASANDLALPEFCDRLTAALARYPRLDRRLLEIEFQESAAVADLDAITRTLQHCRHSGLCIALDDFGTGYSSLAHLRELPIDALKIDKRFVGAILKDERDAALVQSIIQIGARLGLDVIAEGAESPAHCQRLLELGASQAQGYAIARPMPAERIPPWLASRSKGPH, from the coding sequence ATGGATATGGGTTCCAATCCGCCGACCAGACGTCACCCGCTCGTTCACCTCGCCGAGACGCTCGAGACGCTCGAGGCATCCGCGGAACAGGGCGAATGGCGCGACGACGTACTGGCGCTGGTCGAGCGACTGTTCGGTCATGCCCCGATCATGATCGACGGTTTCGATGAACAGGGGCACTGCATCCTCTGGAACCATCAGTGCGAACGGGTCTTCGGCTGGACGGCCGATGAGGTGATGAACCACCCCGCCCCCCTGACGCTCTTCTACCCCGACCCGGCAGAATATCGGGCGGTCGTGGCCGGCCTGTCGTCCGGTGACGGCTCGCGGTTTCGGGAGTGGACACCGACGACCCGCGAAGGACGACGACTCACCACCCTGTGGGCCAACGTCGCCCTGCCGTGCGGCGGCATGATCTGCATCGGCCACGACATCACCGAACAACGCCAGGCGGAGAACCAGCGGCGTCTCGCCGCCAGCGTCTTCGATTCAAGCTCCGACGCCATCATGATCACCGATGCCGAGCGGCGCATCTGCGACACCAACGCTGCCTTCACTCGCATCACCGGCTATGCCAGGCAGGACGTGCTGGGCCTGACCCCCGGCATGCTGGGCACCGCACAGCACAACGCGGAAACCTACGAGGCGATCTGCCGCCACCTGGACGTGGAAGACAGCTGGAAGGGCGAGATCGTCGGTTACCGGCGCAACGGCGAGGCCTACCCGCTCATGCTTTCGGCCTCTGTGGTACGTGACGACCAGGGCCGGACACTCCACTACGTCGCCACCTTCTCCGACATCACCCATCTCAAGCGCCACCAGGACGAACTGCGCCACCTGGCACGACACGACGTGCTGACCGAACTGCCCAATCGCCGCCACTTCGCCGAACACCTCGCGGACGCGCTGCCACGGGCCCGTCGTGACGACACGCTGCTGGCGGTGTGCTTCCTCGATCTGGACGGCTTCAAGCCGATAAATGACCGCCTGGGCCATGCGGCTGGCGACCAGGTGCTGATCACGATTGCCCAGCGATTACGCGATGCCATTCGCGCCGACGATGTGCTCGCCCGGCTGGGCGGCGACGAGTTCGCCCTGCTGCTGACCGACCTGGAAGACCGCGAGGAATGCCTGCGGATCGTCGAGCGAGTCCGCTACCTCATCGCCAGGCCCATCCCCCTGGACGACTCATTGGTACGCATTTCCACCAGCATCGGCATCACCCTGTTTCCACAGGACGATGCGGAGGCGGGCATCCTGCTGCGCCATGCCGATCAGGCCATGTATTGCGCCAAGCGCGGCGGCAAGAACCGCTATGCCCTGTTCGATCCCGAAGAGCGCGAGGATTCGTCGCCCGGCCGCCGGCGCCTGGACCGCCTCGAACAGGCCTTCCGTGACGACGAGTTCCGGCTCCACTATCAGCCTAGGGTCAATCTGCTCAGCGGTGAGGTCTGTGGTCTCGAGGCCCTGATTCGCTGGGAGAATCCCGAGCATGGACTTCTGGAACCCGATGATTTCCTGCCCCAGCTGCTCGGCAGTCGTCTCGAGGCGCCCCTCGGCGACTGGGTGGTCGAACGGGTCCTGCATCAGCTCGCGGACTGGCAGCGCCAGGGGCTCGCCCTGCGCATCAGCTTCAACGCCAGCGCCAACGATCTGGCCCTGCCCGAGTTCTGCGATCGGCTGACGGCGGCTCTGGCGCGCTACCCCAGGCTGGACCGGCGTCTGCTGGAGATCGAGTTCCAGGAAAGCGCCGCCGTGGCGGATCTCGACGCCATCACCCGTACGCTCCAGCATTGCCGGCACTCGGGCCTGTGCATCGCCCTGGACGACTTCGGCACCGGCTACTCGTCGCTGGCGCATCTGCGTGAGCTGCCCATCGACGCCCTCAAGATCGACAAGCGCTTCGTCGGCGCCATCCTGAAGGACGAACGCGACGCCGCCCTCGTCCAGAGCATCATCCAGATCGGCGCACGACTCGGGCTCGACGTGATCGCCGAAGGCGCCGAGTCACCCGCACACTGCCAGCGTCTGCTCGAGCTGGGCGCCTCCCAGGCCCAGGGCTATGCCATCGCCCGCCCCATGCCCGCCGAACGCATCCCGCCCTGGCTGGCGAGCCGGTCCAAGGGGCCTCACTGA